A region from the uncultured Macellibacteroides sp. genome encodes:
- a CDS encoding CocE/NonD family hydrolase yields the protein MKRTCLLIIILFTFFTGYSQPIDADWVKANYTKREVMIPMRDGIKLFTAVYEPVNKSEKHPVLITRTPYKAAPYGTTFSSALWESYGDYCKEGYIFVFQDVRGKWMSEGTFMDVRPFNLNKKKKTDIDEASDTYDTVEWLLKHTKNNNGNVGVSGCSYPGFYALMGGLSNHPAIRAICPQAPVTDWFMGDDFHHNGAFLLADAFNFHSSQGRPRPVPVSTRQEGAPFYQTDEYSFFLKTGAIINFSALLGDSIAFWNKMMAHPDYDAWWKARNVLANCYHVQPAVLVVGGFFDAEDCYGSLGLYKAINKQSPDTKLRFIMGPWSHGAWNSNDVSSLGDISFGMNTAAYYSKEVEVPFFNYYLKGKGNPDDWKKVIMFFSGENKWKSFTEWPPKKVEMTPLYLGEKGKLEFTAPEAIASFSQYVSDPSHPVPYTDKILRYRSADFMTGDQRFASRRTDVLTYQTEPLSVDMTLGGELLADLKVSISTTDADFVVKLIDVFPDDADNTGGMMNGYQMLVRGDVMRGRYRKSFEMPEAFIPNQQTTVSFRLNDIAHTFKKGHRVMVQIQSSWFPYVDRNPQQFVNIYQCSDSYFVKSAIKVFHQQNQASRIILPVLSK from the coding sequence ATGAAACGCACGTGTTTACTTATTATCATTCTCTTTACTTTTTTTACGGGCTATTCTCAACCGATTGATGCGGACTGGGTAAAAGCCAACTATACAAAGAGAGAAGTAATGATTCCTATGAGAGATGGAATTAAGCTTTTTACAGCCGTTTATGAGCCGGTTAACAAATCCGAAAAACATCCTGTGCTAATTACACGAACTCCATATAAAGCAGCGCCTTACGGGACAACATTCAGTTCGGCCCTTTGGGAATCGTATGGTGATTATTGCAAAGAAGGATACATCTTTGTATTTCAGGATGTGCGGGGAAAGTGGATGAGTGAGGGAACATTTATGGATGTGCGCCCGTTTAATCTTAACAAAAAAAAGAAAACAGATATAGATGAAGCCAGTGATACTTACGACACGGTTGAGTGGCTTTTGAAACATACTAAAAATAACAATGGAAACGTTGGTGTGTCGGGCTGTTCTTATCCCGGTTTTTATGCTTTGATGGGCGGACTCAGCAATCACCCCGCTATTCGTGCCATTTGTCCGCAGGCTCCTGTTACAGATTGGTTTATGGGAGATGACTTTCATCATAACGGCGCTTTCTTGCTGGCCGACGCATTTAACTTTCATTCATCGCAAGGACGACCTCGCCCGGTACCAGTTTCGACAAGACAAGAAGGAGCCCCTTTTTATCAGACAGATGAATATTCTTTCTTTTTGAAGACCGGGGCTATTATTAATTTCTCTGCGCTGCTTGGCGACAGTATAGCATTTTGGAACAAGATGATGGCGCATCCGGATTACGATGCATGGTGGAAAGCACGAAATGTACTCGCAAATTGTTACCATGTACAGCCAGCTGTATTGGTAGTTGGAGGTTTTTTCGACGCTGAAGATTGTTATGGTTCTCTTGGCTTGTACAAGGCTATAAACAAACAAAGTCCGGATACTAAACTTCGTTTTATTATGGGACCCTGGTCGCATGGTGCATGGAATTCCAATGACGTTAGTTCGCTGGGCGATATTTCTTTTGGTATGAATACGGCTGCTTATTATTCTAAAGAGGTGGAAGTTCCTTTTTTTAATTACTACTTGAAAGGGAAGGGTAATCCGGATGATTGGAAAAAGGTTATCATGTTCTTCTCCGGAGAAAATAAGTGGAAAAGCTTTACGGAATGGCCGCCAAAAAAAGTGGAGATGACTCCCTTATATCTTGGTGAAAAAGGAAAGTTGGAATTTACAGCTCCCGAGGCGATTGCTTCTTTTTCACAGTATGTTTCCGATCCCTCCCACCCTGTTCCATACACAGATAAGATACTACGATATCGAAGTGCCGATTTTATGACGGGCGACCAGCGATTTGCTTCTCGACGTACGGATGTGCTGACATACCAAACCGAGCCTTTAAGTGTCGATATGACTCTTGGAGGTGAATTGTTGGCCGATTTAAAGGTGTCCATCTCTACTACCGATGCTGATTTTGTTGTAAAACTTATTGATGTTTTTCCTGACGATGCAGACAATACAGGAGGTATGATGAACGGCTATCAAATGCTGGTGCGCGGAGACGTTATGCGTGGTAGATACCGCAAAAGTTTTGAAATGCCGGAAGCGTTTATTCCCAATCAGCAAACCACCGTTTCATTTCGACTCAATGACATAGCACATACATTCAAAAAGGGTCATCGGGTGATGGTTCAGATCCAAAGTTCCTGGTTTCCTTACGTGGATAGAAACCCCCAGCAGTTCGTAAATATCTATCAATGCAGTGATTCATATTTTGTGAAATCCGCAATAAAAGTTTTCCATCAGCAAAATCAGGCTTCAAGAATTATCTTACCCGTATTATCAAAATAG
- a CDS encoding M3 family metallopeptidase, which yields MKKMLMAAGIAVMLGVWTDASGQAVKVDANPFLTKYTTPFEVPPFDQIKLEHYKAAFLKGMDAQAKEVNAIVNLKTTPDFENTIAALDQSGKLLTKVSAVFYGQNSANTSDEMQALSRDLSPLLSKHEDDIKLNAKLFKRVKAVYDSRAKLKLNKEQAKLLEETYKDFVRGGANLSVENQTKLRELNSELSLLELTFGQNMLKETNSFKLVIDNKEDLSGLPESLIASASDAAKAAKLEGKWLFTLHNPSVMPFLQYSDKRDLREKIYKGYINRGNNGNDADNKEVVKKLVTLRLEKAKLMGYKDYAAFVLENRMAKDEDKVYALLDEVWKPALAKAQDELADINAEIKKEGGNFEPEGWDWRYYFEKAKIAKFNLDENEVRPYLELNNVREGAFYVANKLYGITFTQIKGIPVPHEEATAFECKDKDGTHLGVLYMDFFPRESKRGGAWCGGYRSQTYKNGKRVAPVVTVVCNFSKPSGDKPALLNADEAETLFHEFGHALHSLFRDVHYDGVASVPRDFVELPSQVMEHWVFEPEVLKVYAKHYLTGEVIPTSLIEKLEKSGKYGQGFATVEYLAASMLDMDYHVLKEIPADLDVNKFEVDAMNKRGLLKQIPPRYRSTYFNHTMGGGYTAGYYSYIWAEVLDADAFEAFKETGNIFNPEVSSKFRKHVLTPGAIDEAMDMYKTFRGKEPGTTPLLKNRGLM from the coding sequence ATGAAGAAAATGCTTATGGCAGCAGGTATTGCCGTTATGCTGGGAGTTTGGACAGATGCTTCCGGACAAGCGGTGAAAGTGGATGCTAATCCCTTTCTTACTAAGTATACAACACCTTTTGAGGTTCCTCCTTTTGACCAAATTAAACTTGAGCACTACAAAGCAGCTTTTCTTAAAGGAATGGACGCTCAGGCAAAAGAAGTAAATGCTATTGTTAACCTGAAAACAACGCCTGATTTTGAAAATACAATCGCCGCTTTGGATCAAAGTGGTAAGTTATTGACAAAGGTTAGTGCCGTGTTTTACGGACAAAACAGTGCAAATACATCAGACGAAATGCAGGCCTTGAGTCGCGATTTGTCTCCATTATTATCAAAGCATGAAGATGATATTAAGCTGAATGCTAAATTGTTTAAACGAGTTAAGGCTGTATATGATTCAAGAGCCAAGCTAAAATTAAACAAAGAGCAGGCTAAATTGTTGGAAGAAACCTACAAAGATTTCGTTCGTGGGGGAGCAAATCTGAGCGTTGAGAATCAAACCAAATTGCGAGAGCTTAACAGTGAACTGTCTTTGTTGGAACTTACTTTCGGTCAGAATATGCTGAAGGAAACAAACAGTTTCAAACTGGTAATCGATAATAAAGAAGATCTTTCTGGTCTGCCGGAAAGTCTGATCGCTTCTGCTTCCGATGCTGCTAAAGCAGCAAAGCTGGAAGGTAAATGGTTGTTTACATTGCATAATCCGAGTGTAATGCCTTTTCTGCAGTATTCCGATAAGCGCGATCTGCGTGAAAAGATTTACAAAGGCTATATTAATCGTGGAAACAATGGAAACGATGCCGATAATAAAGAGGTGGTTAAGAAGCTGGTAACCCTTCGCCTTGAAAAAGCTAAATTGATGGGGTATAAGGATTATGCTGCATTTGTTCTGGAAAACCGTATGGCGAAGGACGAAGACAAAGTATACGCTTTGCTAGACGAAGTTTGGAAACCTGCTTTGGCTAAGGCTCAGGATGAATTGGCCGATATCAATGCCGAGATCAAAAAAGAAGGAGGTAACTTCGAACCCGAAGGTTGGGACTGGCGTTATTATTTTGAAAAGGCTAAGATTGCCAAATTTAACCTTGATGAAAACGAAGTTCGTCCTTATCTGGAACTTAACAACGTTCGCGAAGGCGCTTTCTATGTTGCTAACAAATTATATGGCATTACTTTTACGCAGATAAAGGGTATTCCTGTACCTCACGAAGAAGCAACTGCTTTCGAATGCAAGGACAAAGATGGAACGCATTTGGGTGTATTGTACATGGACTTCTTTCCTCGTGAAAGTAAAAGAGGCGGTGCTTGGTGCGGTGGTTACCGTTCGCAGACATATAAAAATGGCAAGCGCGTAGCTCCTGTTGTAACAGTAGTGTGCAATTTTAGTAAACCTTCCGGCGACAAGCCAGCTTTATTGAATGCAGATGAAGCGGAAACTCTTTTCCATGAATTTGGTCACGCTTTGCACAGCTTGTTCAGAGACGTTCATTATGATGGAGTTGCAAGTGTGCCCCGGGATTTTGTGGAATTACCTTCGCAGGTTATGGAACACTGGGTATTCGAACCTGAAGTACTGAAAGTGTATGCCAAGCATTATCTGACAGGCGAAGTTATTCCAACTTCGTTGATCGAGAAACTCGAAAAGAGTGGAAAATACGGTCAGGGATTTGCAACAGTCGAATACCTTGCAGCTTCTATGTTGGATATGGATTATCATGTGCTAAAAGAAATTCCGGCCGACCTGGACGTTAATAAATTTGAAGTAGACGCGATGAACAAACGCGGACTTCTTAAACAGATACCTCCTCGTTACAGATCAACCTATTTCAACCACACCATGGGTGGAGGGTATACTGCTGGGTATTATAGCTACATTTGGGCAGAGGTACTGGATGCCGATGCTTTCGAAGCCTTTAAGGAAACAGGGAATATTTTCAATCCTGAGGTTTCATCCAAGTTCCGCAAGCATGTACTTACTCCGGGTGCCATTGACGAAGCGATGGATATGTATAAAACCTTCCGTGGTAAAGAACCAGGAACTACACCATTGCTCAAGAACAGAGGATTGATGTAA
- a CDS encoding patatin family protein, translating into MKEQTGLVLEGGGMRGVFTAGVLDYFMDKGIYFPYTIGVSAGATNGLSYASCQRGRARYSNIDLMSQYDYIGLKPLLKQRNIMDFNLLFDIYPEKIYPFDYDTYFKSPNRFVMVTSNCLTGEAVYFEEKKNKERLLDICKATCSLPVFCPVAYVDGIPMVDGGVCDALPIRKSIADGNLNNVIVLTRNKGYRKTIKHRSLPGFIYRKYPELRRQLILRHERYNETIEYIEHLEAQGKALVIRPMEKIVVDRMERDVQKLTDFYNQGYACAQKAFEKEKV; encoded by the coding sequence ATGAAGGAACAAACAGGACTTGTACTTGAGGGCGGAGGGATGCGTGGTGTCTTTACCGCCGGAGTGTTAGATTATTTCATGGATAAGGGAATATATTTTCCTTATACCATTGGAGTATCAGCTGGAGCAACTAATGGACTTTCATATGCATCATGCCAACGGGGAAGGGCAAGATATAGTAATATTGATTTAATGAGCCAATACGACTATATCGGTCTTAAACCTTTGCTGAAGCAGCGAAATATCATGGACTTCAATTTGCTTTTCGACATTTATCCTGAAAAAATATACCCATTTGATTACGATACCTATTTTAAATCGCCTAATCGTTTTGTAATGGTAACCAGCAATTGCCTTACCGGCGAGGCTGTATACTTCGAAGAAAAGAAAAATAAAGAGCGTTTGCTTGATATATGCAAAGCTACTTGTAGTCTGCCTGTTTTTTGTCCGGTTGCTTACGTGGATGGGATCCCCATGGTAGACGGTGGAGTTTGTGATGCACTGCCTATCAGAAAATCCATCGCCGATGGTAACTTAAATAATGTGATTGTTCTAACTCGAAACAAAGGGTATCGCAAGACAATTAAACATAGAAGCTTACCTGGTTTTATTTACCGGAAATATCCGGAACTAAGGCGCCAGTTAATACTTCGGCACGAACGGTATAATGAAACTATCGAGTACATAGAGCATTTGGAAGCTCAAGGTAAAGCACTTGTTATTCGTCCGATGGAAAAGATTGTGGTAGACCGGATGGAACGGGATGTACAAAAACTTACAGATTTTTATAATCAGGGTTACGCTTGTGCGCAAAAAGCATTTGAAAAAGAAAAGGTTTAA
- a CDS encoding O-acetylhomoserine aminocarboxypropyltransferase/cysteine synthase family protein — MSNTFKPDTLCVQGGWNPKKGEPRVLPIYQSTTFKYETSDQMAKLFDLEESGYFYTRLQNPTNDAVASKICALEGGAAAMLTSSGQAASFYAIFNICSAGDHIVSASTIYGGTFNLFAVTMKKLGLEVTFVDQDAPVEEILKAFQPNTKALFAETISNPGLSILDIEKFAGIAHSQGVPLIVDNTFATPINCRPFEWGADIIIHSTTKYMDGHASSVGGAIVDSGNFDWDAYPGKFPGLTEPDASYHGLTYTTSFGKGAYITKATVQLMRDLGSTQSPQNAFLLNLGLETLHLRMPRHCENALKVAKYLTKRDEVAWVNYCGLKGNKYYDLGQKYMPNGSCGVVTFGLKGGREVAIKFMDSLKLAAIVTHVADARTSVLHPASHTHRQLSDEQLLAAGVAPDLIRFSVGIENAEDIIADIEQALTNK; from the coding sequence ATGAGTAATACGTTTAAACCGGATACCCTCTGTGTTCAGGGAGGTTGGAATCCGAAGAAAGGAGAGCCCAGAGTTCTTCCTATATATCAAAGTACTACGTTTAAGTATGAAACAAGTGATCAGATGGCTAAACTCTTTGATCTGGAAGAGAGTGGCTATTTTTATACCCGTTTACAGAATCCAACAAACGATGCGGTTGCTTCTAAAATCTGTGCTTTAGAGGGTGGAGCAGCGGCAATGCTCACTTCATCTGGTCAGGCTGCATCATTTTACGCTATATTTAATATCTGTTCTGCCGGTGATCATATTGTTAGCGCGTCCACTATTTACGGCGGTACTTTCAACCTTTTTGCTGTGACCATGAAAAAACTTGGTCTCGAAGTTACATTTGTTGATCAGGACGCACCAGTAGAAGAAATTCTTAAAGCCTTTCAACCAAATACAAAGGCCTTGTTTGCAGAAACGATCTCGAATCCCGGACTAAGTATCCTCGATATCGAAAAGTTTGCCGGAATAGCTCATAGCCAGGGAGTTCCTTTAATTGTGGACAATACCTTTGCCACGCCAATTAATTGTCGTCCGTTCGAATGGGGTGCCGATATCATCATACATTCAACAACTAAATACATGGATGGCCACGCCAGCAGTGTAGGAGGAGCCATAGTTGATAGCGGTAATTTTGATTGGGATGCTTATCCAGGTAAATTCCCCGGATTAACCGAGCCGGATGCTTCTTACCATGGACTAACCTATACAACTTCTTTTGGAAAAGGTGCCTATATTACGAAAGCAACTGTTCAACTGATGCGCGATCTGGGATCTACTCAGTCACCGCAAAACGCATTTTTACTAAATCTTGGACTTGAAACCTTGCACCTTCGGATGCCCCGTCATTGCGAGAATGCTTTGAAAGTAGCCAAATACCTTACAAAAAGAGACGAAGTTGCCTGGGTAAATTATTGCGGATTGAAAGGCAACAAATATTACGATCTAGGTCAGAAGTACATGCCAAATGGTTCTTGCGGTGTAGTAACTTTCGGATTGAAGGGTGGACGCGAAGTCGCTATTAAATTTATGGACAGTCTTAAACTTGCAGCAATCGTAACTCATGTTGCCGATGCACGTACGTCTGTTCTGCATCCGGCAAGTCATACTCACCGTCAGTTATCAGACGAACAATTACTAGCGGCAGGTGTTGCTCCGGATTTAATTCGTTTCTCAGTAGGAATTGAAAATGCGGAAGATATTATTGCTGATATAGAACAGGCCCTGACCAACAAATAA
- a CDS encoding 2-hydroxyacid dehydrogenase: MAYTIAFFGAKPYDISSFDQVNEAFHYDIKYYKGHLNKNNLVLTQGVHAVCIFVNDTADAEIIDGLAKNGVKLLALRCAGFNNVDLAAAKGKMTIVRVPAYSPYAVAEHAVALMLSLNRKIHRAYWRTRDGNFSLHGLMGFDMHGKTAGIIGTGKIAKILIQILSGFGMNILAYDLYPDKEFAEKHNFTYTTLDELYKQSDIISLHCPLTDKTRYLINDISICKMKDNVMIINTGRGQLIHTNALIEGLKNKKIAAAGLDVYEEEGDYFYEDKSDKIIDDDVLARLLSFNNVIVTSHQGFFTSEALHNIAETTLQNVKAFMEQCPLENEVTLP; this comes from the coding sequence ATGGCTTACACTATTGCATTTTTTGGAGCGAAACCTTACGATATTTCCTCTTTCGATCAGGTTAATGAAGCTTTCCATTACGACATAAAATATTATAAAGGACACCTTAATAAAAATAATCTTGTTTTAACGCAAGGTGTCCATGCTGTATGTATTTTTGTAAATGATACTGCTGATGCCGAAATAATTGACGGATTAGCCAAAAATGGAGTTAAACTGCTTGCTCTTCGTTGTGCGGGATTTAATAATGTAGATTTGGCAGCGGCTAAAGGGAAGATGACAATAGTACGTGTTCCGGCCTATTCGCCTTATGCTGTGGCCGAACATGCCGTAGCACTCATGTTGTCGCTTAACAGAAAAATTCACAGGGCTTACTGGCGAACACGCGACGGTAATTTTTCTTTACATGGATTGATGGGATTTGATATGCATGGTAAAACAGCTGGAATTATCGGAACCGGAAAGATTGCCAAAATCTTGATTCAGATTCTTTCTGGGTTTGGAATGAATATACTTGCCTATGATTTATATCCAGATAAAGAATTTGCGGAGAAACATAACTTTACTTATACAACGCTCGACGAGCTTTATAAACAATCAGATATTATTTCGCTGCACTGTCCTCTTACCGACAAAACAAGGTATCTGATTAATGACATTTCTATCTGTAAAATGAAAGACAATGTGATGATTATCAATACAGGAAGAGGTCAGTTGATTCATACAAATGCCTTGATTGAAGGTCTGAAAAATAAAAAAATAGCAGCAGCAGGTTTAGATGTTTATGAAGAAGAGGGTGATTATTTTTATGAAGATAAATCGGATAAAATAATAGACGACGATGTGTTGGCCCGTCTTCTTTCCTTTAATAATGTTATAGTAACATCTCATCAAGGATTTTTCACCAGTGAGGCACTTCATAATATTGCAGAAACAACACTTCAAAATGTAAAAGCATTTATGGAACAGTGTCCGTTGGAAAATGAAGTTACCTTACCCTGA
- a CDS encoding transglycosylase domain-containing protein gives MVKKSQLKRGVAIVTGILLLAFVALFATRNLIIRNYANKKLAVIENKYQLSIHYKDLRMDGLNGLQIDDLSVVPLNKDTFLKAKSIDIKLELLNLLLLKTDVQDVVIDRLQINFIKTDSITSNFDFLFKSKNIEKTIKSDSEDSAAKNSPLHFGEIIHHTFDMLFKVLPSNGILRDFNVTFQAPGHHLSIGISEMPIKNNRFRTEICAMENNVENRLIAEGILSDSERDIEARLYAKDTSKVTLPFLSYKWGADLKFDTLAFEIRESKTNDDARQLTGHASVRGLTLFHERISPETVLLNDANFSYRIKVGDNYFEVDSSSVVRFNVLNFNPYLRAEKDTSWRIKVSINKQNFPSDELFSSLPKGLFSNLEGIKTSGNLSYHFLFDVNLGNVDSLVFESTLNPHKFRIVSFGNTDLRKMNEPFTYTAYENGQPVRSFETGSSNPNFRPLTAISPLLQMAVMQSEDGAFFYHNGFLPDAIRESLIHDIKVKKFARGGSTISMQLIKNVFLSRNKNIARKLEEALIVWLIERNRLTSKERMFEVYMNIIEWGPMIYGAQEASRFYFAKEASDLNANEAIFLASIIPKPKRVRWSFTDSMQLNPALGSYFRLLGERLLIKGVITEEDAAKIKPEIVLSGPAKDFLFSGSNTTDSIPEPDDSGDVDLLVE, from the coding sequence ATGGTTAAGAAGTCTCAGCTAAAAAGAGGAGTTGCCATAGTCACCGGCATTTTACTTCTTGCTTTTGTGGCTCTTTTTGCAACAAGAAACCTGATTATTCGTAATTATGCCAACAAAAAACTGGCGGTAATTGAAAATAAATATCAACTGTCTATTCACTATAAGGATTTACGAATGGACGGACTAAATGGCCTTCAAATAGACGATCTGTCTGTTGTTCCTTTAAACAAGGATACATTCCTTAAAGCAAAATCGATAGATATAAAACTTGAACTACTCAATTTGCTTTTACTTAAAACAGATGTCCAGGATGTTGTTATTGACAGGCTTCAGATTAATTTTATTAAAACCGATTCCATCACATCAAACTTTGATTTTTTGTTTAAATCAAAGAATATCGAAAAAACAATTAAAAGCGATTCAGAAGACTCTGCAGCGAAGAATTCCCCACTTCATTTCGGAGAAATTATTCATCACACTTTCGATATGTTATTCAAGGTACTACCTTCGAATGGTATATTACGAGATTTCAACGTTACTTTCCAGGCTCCGGGTCATCACCTTTCAATTGGTATTTCTGAAATGCCGATTAAGAACAATCGTTTTAGAACTGAAATTTGTGCTATGGAAAATAATGTTGAAAACCGGCTGATTGCCGAAGGCATTTTGTCGGACTCCGAACGCGACATAGAAGCAAGATTGTATGCCAAAGATACCAGCAAAGTTACATTGCCATTTCTTAGTTATAAATGGGGTGCCGATTTGAAATTTGACACCCTTGCTTTCGAAATCAGAGAAAGTAAAACCAATGATGACGCACGACAGTTAACAGGTCATGCATCGGTTAGAGGGCTTACTCTTTTCCATGAACGTATCTCACCGGAAACCGTCTTGCTTAATGACGCCAATTTCTCTTACCGGATTAAGGTTGGTGACAACTATTTTGAAGTTGACAGTTCTTCGGTTGTTCGTTTCAATGTGCTTAATTTCAATCCCTATCTGAGGGCTGAAAAGGATACCTCATGGCGGATTAAAGTTTCGATAAACAAACAAAATTTTCCATCGGATGAACTGTTTTCTTCTCTACCAAAGGGACTATTTAGTAACCTCGAAGGAATCAAAACAAGCGGGAACCTCTCCTACCACTTTCTGTTTGATGTTAATTTGGGAAATGTAGACAGTCTGGTGTTTGAATCAACGCTAAATCCGCATAAATTCCGTATTGTTTCGTTTGGCAATACAGATCTTAGAAAGATGAATGAACCCTTTACTTATACTGCCTATGAGAATGGGCAGCCCGTCCGAAGTTTCGAGACAGGTTCTTCAAATCCTAATTTCCGACCACTTACAGCTATTTCTCCTTTACTGCAGATGGCAGTGATGCAATCGGAAGACGGGGCCTTTTTCTATCATAACGGATTTCTGCCGGATGCCATTCGTGAATCACTGATACACGATATTAAGGTCAAAAAATTTGCCCGGGGGGGAAGTACCATCAGTATGCAACTTATCAAAAATGTATTCCTGAGTAGAAATAAAAATATTGCCCGAAAACTGGAAGAAGCTCTCATAGTTTGGTTAATAGAAAGAAATAGGCTTACGTCCAAAGAACGTATGTTCGAAGTTTACATGAACATTATTGAATGGGGACCGATGATTTACGGGGCACAGGAAGCCTCCCGATTTTACTTTGCAAAAGAGGCATCAGATTTAAATGCCAATGAGGCTATCTTTCTTGCCAGTATTATTCCAAAGCCCAAACGTGTTCGCTGGAGTTTTACGGATAGTATGCAATTGAATCCGGCTCTTGGATCTTACTTCAGATTACTTGGAGAAAGATTGCTTATTAAAGGGGTAATAACGGAAGAGGATGCAGCAAAAATAAAGCCCGAGATTGTACTCTCGGGCCCTGCAAAAGATTTTCTGTTTTCGGGAAGCAATACTACCGACAGCATTCCTGAACCGGACGATTCCGGAGACGTAGATCTTTTAGTTGAATAG
- a CDS encoding DUF4625 domain-containing protein: MNKLIYLPVLCLFATMFFACDKDSEDVSKPVINLIEPEDGDSLKIGAAVHFEMELSDDTELSSYKVDIHNNFDGHTHTKTVTETVDFTFSKSWDVSGKKNTLVHHHEIVIPENATEGNYHLMVYCTDKAGNESYIARNIVLSHDAAEHVE, from the coding sequence ATGAATAAGTTAATTTATTTACCAGTTCTCTGCTTATTTGCAACGATGTTTTTTGCTTGTGATAAAGATTCGGAAGATGTTTCAAAGCCGGTTATTAATTTGATAGAACCGGAAGATGGAGATTCTTTGAAGATTGGAGCAGCGGTCCATTTTGAGATGGAACTTTCCGACGATACGGAATTAAGTTCCTATAAAGTAGATATTCATAATAATTTTGATGGACACACCCATACAAAGACAGTTACTGAAACAGTAGATTTTACTTTTTCCAAGTCATGGGATGTTTCAGGGAAGAAAAATACCCTTGTTCACCACCATGAAATCGTTATTCCCGAAAATGCAACCGAAGGCAACTATCATTTGATGGTTTATTGTACAGATAAAGCCGGGAATGAATCGTATATTGCCCGTAACATTGTACTAAGTCATGATGCCGCCGAACATGTAGAGTAA